The window TTGCGTTTGCCATATCGGGCATCCGCCATGCCGCACAGAAGCGCTTCGACTGGTTCGGAGGCTATGTCTGTGGCTTTGCCGTCGCTATTGGTGGCGGTACGATTCGTGACACTATGTTAGGAGTGCGACCATTCTGGACCGCAAACATCATGTACGTTCTCTGTACGGGGCTTGCGCTCTTCCTCGTCATCTTGTCGCGTAGGTGGATTCAACGCCTTAACAATGCATGGTTTGTCTTCGATACGCTCGGCTTAGCACTCTTTACCATTGCCGGTATTCAAAAGACTATCGCCTTAGGTCATCCCTTCTGGGTAGCCGTTATCATGGGCTGTATCACTGGTGTTGCAGGTGGTGTTATCCGTGATGTCTTATTGAACAATATACCCGTAATCTTCCACAAAGAGATTTACGCTGTGGCGAGTGTAGCAGGCGGACTCATCTACTGGGCACTCTTCTCACTTGGGTTGTCGCTTCCAATAACAGTTATTGTGACATTCCTTGCAATCTGTTTAATTCGTTTTATTGCAGTGGGTTATCACATCTCCCTTCCCACATTGCAAGATGATGAATAAAAAAAATAATAAAAAAGATTGCGAAACATTTGG of the Prevotella melaninogenica genome contains:
- a CDS encoding trimeric intracellular cation channel family protein, which codes for MIYTDPHLVRTLQVILEFLGTFAFAISGIRHAAQKRFDWFGGYVCGFAVAIGGGTIRDTMLGVRPFWTANIMYVLCTGLALFLVILSRRWIQRLNNAWFVFDTLGLALFTIAGIQKTIALGHPFWVAVIMGCITGVAGGVIRDVLLNNIPVIFHKEIYAVASVAGGLIYWALFSLGLSLPITVIVTFLAICLIRFIAVGYHISLPTLQDDE